One stretch of Candidatus Neomarinimicrobiota bacterium DNA includes these proteins:
- a CDS encoding tetratricopeptide repeat protein: MRRGIPLGVFAGVFTLLVVITFLNKPGPQRTTQKEDDQEWTAEKEKIRSFWEIYRKATENRISGKPGEAAGEYQRALALNDKHEDALYYLGNMHMELGEYENAKEAWKRLVQVNPTSTRAHLQLGNLYLRFEQNEIFNIEKAESEFQKVLRINKEETGPLIRLGQVLLIRGDLSEAQFYFDAVTASNYQSAEAYFLNGYVAWRKGDSKKALDLLQKAVKYSHPPEPVEGTSGEGDTRTGKPLGVLERSAGQSLFYGQTRELSRLVEISVPQEVEDRYRKLEEFLSQIRKKIRSQPQ, from the coding sequence ATGAGAAGAGGAATTCCTCTTGGTGTATTTGCTGGCGTGTTCACTCTCCTCGTGGTCATTACTTTTCTCAATAAGCCAGGACCTCAGCGGACCACGCAAAAGGAAGATGATCAAGAATGGACCGCCGAAAAAGAGAAGATCCGGAGTTTTTGGGAGATCTATCGAAAAGCTACAGAAAACCGAATTTCGGGAAAGCCGGGAGAAGCAGCCGGGGAGTACCAGCGGGCTCTCGCACTTAACGACAAACATGAAGACGCTCTCTACTATCTGGGAAACATGCACATGGAACTGGGGGAATACGAAAATGCAAAGGAAGCGTGGAAACGGCTGGTGCAGGTGAATCCCACCAGCACCCGGGCACATTTACAGTTAGGGAACCTTTACCTTCGTTTCGAACAGAACGAGATCTTCAACATCGAAAAGGCCGAATCCGAGTTCCAAAAGGTCCTCAGGATTAATAAAGAAGAAACCGGTCCGCTGATTCGCCTGGGGCAGGTTTTACTGATTCGGGGTGACCTTTCTGAGGCTCAGTTCTATTTTGATGCTGTAACTGCCTCAAACTATCAAAGTGCGGAAGCCTATTTTCTCAACGGTTACGTTGCCTGGAGAAAAGGAGACTCCAAGAAGGCGTTGGATCTCCTTCAGAAGGCGGTGAAATATTCACATCCTCCTGAACCGGTAGAAGGGACTTCGGGCGAGGGTGATACCCGGACCGGGAAACCTCTTGGAGTGTTGGAACGCTCCGCGGGGCAGTCTCTCTTTTATGGCCAAACACGCGAATTGTCACGTTTGGTTGAAATAAGTGTTCCGCAGGAAGTCGAAGACAGGTATCGAAAACTTGAGGAGTTTCTTAGTCAGATCAGAAAAAAGATTCGTTCGCAGCCTCAATAA